The Brassica napus cultivar Da-Ae chromosome C7, Da-Ae, whole genome shotgun sequence genomic interval TATAGATagatgtaaataataaaaatgtaaaactatatttttcaaataataaaaatgtaaaactatacatttttcagatagatgtttaatgtaatatttccatttttatattgtatgtttacttattattattatttttatattgtatagttgtttattttaatttttttattttatatcaaattgtaatattacaatagatatttaatgtaatattttcgTTTCTTcgattgtatatttacttattcattatttttgttttaatgtaaTAGTGCCACGTAATTTCTTTTGGAAATTTTCTAATAGCTTCTTTTGGAAATTTTCTAATGTGGACATTTTTTGGAGCATCAAATTGtctttttattagtatagatgaCTTTTCCAAAACGGGTCAATATACTATCTTGGGAAATTGTAACATATAAGTTTCTTCTCAATAATGTactataaaacataatctaGAGAGAGATAAGAGAGCGAGAGCGAGAgcgagagaagagagaagttAGGTTTGCAATGCAGATTTCTATCAAGACATTAAAGGGAAAGAGCATAAACCTAGAAGTGGAAGATAGCTCCAACACTATCGACGTTAAGATCCATGGGGAGCCGATGAGTGAACTGGTTTTGCGACTGCGTCCTTCGGGTCGGGGTGAAGCAGCCATGCGTATTTTTGTAGCGACTCTCAGCGGCAGGTCCCA includes:
- the LOC111207988 gene encoding polyubiquitin-like, which codes for MTFPKRVNILSWEIREIREREREREKREVRFAMQISIKTLKGKSINLEVEDSSNTIDVKIHGEPMSELVLRLRPSGRGEAAMRIFVATLSGRSHTLQVKGSDTIGEVKTKFFEIDGTPVDQLRIIFAGVALQNSRTVAECGIRHESTIHLTYDLCGC